One window of Microbacterium sediminis genomic DNA carries:
- a CDS encoding HAD family hydrolase produces MIPPRTAPAAVLWDMDGTIVDSEHHWIAAAHDIVRAHAPAAARTGLDALVGMAIPDGALLMRALGVDLPVDEIVRRQVAGVLTRMAAEPPRWRPGARELLAAVRAAGIPQALVTMSYRETADPVIAALPPGTFDVVVTGDDVDRGKPFPDAYLRAAGALAVAPDRAVAIEDSPTGLAAARAAGIAVIGVPHHVPLDGADALWPTLAGRAVTDLSLPPGGQPIVGIDASSRRV; encoded by the coding sequence GTGATCCCACCCCGCACCGCCCCCGCCGCCGTCCTCTGGGACATGGACGGCACGATCGTCGACTCCGAGCACCACTGGATCGCCGCGGCACACGACATCGTCCGCGCCCATGCCCCCGCCGCCGCGCGCACGGGGCTCGACGCGCTCGTGGGCATGGCGATCCCCGACGGCGCCCTGCTGATGCGGGCGCTCGGCGTGGACCTGCCGGTCGACGAGATCGTGCGGCGCCAGGTCGCCGGGGTGCTCACGCGGATGGCGGCGGAACCGCCGCGCTGGCGCCCGGGGGCGCGCGAGCTGCTCGCGGCGGTGCGGGCGGCCGGCATCCCGCAGGCGCTCGTGACCATGTCGTACCGCGAGACGGCCGATCCCGTCATCGCGGCCCTGCCGCCCGGCACGTTCGACGTCGTGGTCACCGGCGACGACGTCGATCGGGGCAAGCCCTTCCCCGACGCGTACCTGCGCGCGGCCGGAGCGCTCGCGGTGGCGCCCGACCGCGCGGTGGCGATCGAGGACTCGCCTACGGGGCTCGCGGCGGCGCGAGCCGCGGGGATCGCGGTGATCGGCGTACCGCACCACGTGCCGCTCGACGGCGCCGACGCGCTCTGGCCCACCCTCGCCGGGCGCGCCGTCACCGACCTGTCGCTGCCGCCGGGCGGTCAGCCGATCGTCGGGATCGACGCCAGCAGTCGGCGCGTGTAG
- a CDS encoding ABC transporter ATP-binding protein produces MTGPIIRARGLSRQYAQPRGALFAPRRVTTALQPTDLDIAAGEAVGVIGESGSGKSTLVRLLLGLDRPTSGTVEVDGRPVDARAPARSLHWLRRMTGVVFQDPYASLDPRMSVGRIIAEPLWALGVDGDHRARVREVLGDVGLDPEMADRHPHEFSGGQRQRIALARAIAHRPRILVGDEPLSALDVTVRAQILALIRELREREALTLVMVSHDIGVVQNLCDTVVVMKDGAVVESGPTSRVLLHPEQDYTRRLLASIPTIG; encoded by the coding sequence ATGACCGGGCCGATCATCCGCGCGCGGGGGCTGAGCCGCCAATACGCGCAGCCCCGCGGCGCGCTGTTCGCCCCGCGGCGCGTGACCACGGCGCTGCAGCCGACCGACCTCGATATCGCCGCCGGCGAGGCCGTCGGGGTCATCGGCGAATCCGGGTCGGGCAAGTCGACGCTCGTGCGGCTGCTGCTGGGCCTCGACCGGCCCACGTCCGGCACCGTCGAGGTCGACGGCCGCCCCGTCGACGCCCGGGCGCCCGCGCGCTCGCTGCACTGGCTGCGCCGCATGACCGGCGTCGTGTTCCAGGATCCGTACGCGTCGCTCGATCCGCGCATGAGCGTCGGCCGGATCATCGCCGAGCCGCTGTGGGCGCTCGGCGTGGACGGCGACCACCGCGCGCGCGTGCGCGAGGTGCTCGGCGACGTCGGCCTCGATCCCGAGATGGCGGATCGGCACCCCCACGAGTTCTCGGGCGGCCAGCGCCAGCGCATCGCCCTGGCCCGCGCGATCGCGCACCGGCCGCGGATCCTCGTCGGCGACGAGCCGCTGTCGGCCCTCGACGTCACGGTGCGGGCGCAGATCCTGGCGCTCATCCGCGAGCTGCGCGAGCGCGAGGCCCTCACGCTGGTGATGGTGTCGCACGACATCGGGGTGGTGCAGAACCTCTGCGACACCGTCGTGGTGATGAAGGACGGCGCCGTCGTCGAGTCCGGCCCCACCTCGCGGGTGCTGCTGCACCCCGAGCAGGACTACACGCGCCGACTGCTGGCGTCGATCCCGACGATCGGCTGA